From Streptomyces griseorubiginosus, one genomic window encodes:
- a CDS encoding ATP-binding protein: protein MRDPLSVLTDAFTSFLFGKVETTRLPVRTSTGQAQAVYLPTAAPGLGDSGVIIGREVYSGKGYIYDPFQLYGQQLPAPHWLVLGESGNGKSALEKTYVLRQLRFRDRQVVVLDAQGEDGAGEWNLIAQELGITPIRLDPMAALDQGIRLNPLDPAITTTGQLALLRTIIEVAMGHGLDERSGFALKVAHAYVNETIVERQPILTDIVEQLRHPEPESAEAMNVDIEDVRAWGLDVALVLDRLVDGDLRGMFDGPTTVGIDLDAPLIVFDLSHIDRNSIAMPILMAIVGVWLEHTWIRPDRKKRIFLVEEAWHIINSPFVAQLFQRLLKFGRRLGLSFVAVVHHLSDVVDGAAAKEAAAILKMASTRTIYAQKADEARATGRVLGLPRWAVEIIPSLTPGIAVWDVNGNVQVVKHLVTETERPLVFTDRAMTESSADLNDDALRAAELEAEERAAAFVEQHMGDSESTVA, encoded by the coding sequence ATGCGGGATCCGCTGTCCGTCCTCACCGACGCCTTCACGTCCTTCCTCTTCGGGAAGGTCGAGACGACCCGCCTGCCGGTCCGCACCTCCACCGGCCAGGCGCAGGCGGTCTACCTCCCGACCGCCGCGCCCGGCCTCGGCGACTCGGGCGTGATCATCGGCCGCGAGGTCTACTCCGGCAAGGGCTACATCTACGACCCCTTCCAGCTCTACGGCCAGCAGCTGCCCGCGCCCCACTGGCTGGTCCTGGGCGAGTCCGGCAACGGCAAGTCGGCGCTGGAGAAGACGTACGTCCTGCGGCAGCTGCGCTTCCGCGACCGCCAGGTCGTCGTCCTGGACGCCCAGGGCGAGGACGGCGCCGGCGAGTGGAACCTCATCGCGCAGGAGCTGGGGATAACTCCCATCCGGCTCGACCCGATGGCGGCCCTCGACCAGGGCATCCGCCTCAACCCCCTGGACCCGGCGATCACGACGACGGGCCAGCTGGCGCTGCTCCGCACGATCATCGAGGTCGCGATGGGCCACGGCCTGGACGAGCGCTCCGGCTTCGCCCTCAAGGTCGCGCACGCCTACGTCAACGAGACGATCGTCGAACGCCAGCCGATCCTCACGGACATCGTGGAGCAGCTACGGCACCCCGAGCCCGAGTCGGCCGAGGCGATGAACGTCGACATAGAGGACGTCCGCGCGTGGGGCCTGGATGTCGCCCTGGTCCTGGACCGCCTGGTCGACGGTGACCTGCGGGGCATGTTCGACGGCCCGACCACGGTCGGCATCGACCTGGACGCGCCGCTGATCGTCTTCGATTTGTCCCACATCGACCGCAACTCCATCGCCATGCCCATCCTCATGGCGATCGTCGGAGTTTGGCTGGAACACACCTGGATCCGCCCCGACCGCAAGAAGCGCATCTTCCTCGTGGAAGAGGCCTGGCACATCATCAACAGCCCCTTCGTGGCCCAGCTGTTCCAGCGCCTGCTGAAGTTCGGCCGCCGCCTCGGCCTGTCCTTCGTGGCGGTGGTCCACCACCTGTCCGACGTGGTGGACGGAGCGGCGGCGAAGGAAGCGGCCGCGATCCTGAAGATGGCGTCGACCCGCACGATCTACGCCCAGAAAGCGGACGAGGCGAGGGCGACGGGCCGTGTCCTGGGCCTCCCCCGCTGGGCGGTGGAGATCATCCCGTCCCTCACCCCCGGCATCGCCGTCTGGGACGTCAACGGCAATGTCCAGGTCGTCAAACACCTGGTCACCGAGACGGAACGCCCCCTGGTCTTCACCGACCGCGCGATGACGGAGTCCTCCGCCGACCTCAACGACGACGCCCTGCGCGCCGCCGAGCTGGAGGCGGAGGAACGGGCGGCGGCCTTCGTGGAACAGCACATGGGCGACTCCGAGTCGACGGTGGCGTAG
- a CDS encoding type IV secretory system conjugative DNA transfer family protein — protein sequence MRPDDRHRSGQGGQGGVPDGLLVGILAFLLGTTLLVWTATGLAALFAQGAWPEGVTFTRTPLAMRHLIGHPQDIPGAWPDTPPGQLSGYGLVWGLFIGQLMILVVLTIFVMGTLARWRAVRARTRAERLAAREHRPAPQDQPHEVPAQRPAPEPMVAAPPLDPPTQPQPPTASNQPGLPLPTEPLRGTPTPAKLPTSLSKGERVGGWETPRAEGAILYAPSDTRHTTATQTIRDAEGPTLVVTSNPAIWQDTKDARAKLGPVHVYDPTHLCDTPARLHWSPTTGCETKETAKARAQALLAPIRPTAKIDQAVTDVAETLLRSYLHAAAIDARTIRHVHRWCQGTQIQDAVRTLRTHPKATPGAAGELEAALTAHPERRDIAQELTARALSALFTVNIREACTPNRNDALALDSFVDEGGTLYVVGESIEDPRTNPGAMPLLTALASSVVERGRHMAERSSAGRLDPPLTLVLDDVAAVAPLPQLPELLATGADRGLPTLALLRSREQARTRWPDAELPV from the coding sequence GTGAGACCGGACGACCGCCACCGGAGCGGACAGGGAGGCCAGGGAGGCGTCCCGGACGGGCTGTTGGTCGGCATACTCGCCTTCCTCCTCGGCACGACCCTGCTGGTCTGGACGGCCACGGGTCTCGCGGCCCTCTTCGCGCAGGGCGCCTGGCCCGAGGGCGTCACCTTCACCCGCACCCCTCTGGCCATGCGCCACCTCATCGGCCACCCCCAGGACATCCCCGGCGCCTGGCCCGACACCCCACCCGGCCAACTCTCCGGCTACGGCCTGGTCTGGGGCCTGTTCATCGGCCAACTGATGATCCTGGTCGTCCTCACGATCTTCGTGATGGGCACCCTGGCCCGCTGGAGAGCGGTGCGGGCGAGGACGCGGGCGGAGAGGCTGGCGGCCCGGGAACATCGCCCGGCGCCCCAGGACCAGCCCCACGAAGTACCGGCCCAGAGACCGGCACCCGAGCCGATGGTCGCGGCCCCGCCGCTGGATCCGCCCACGCAGCCGCAGCCGCCGACGGCGAGCAACCAGCCCGGGCTCCCCCTGCCCACCGAGCCACTTCGCGGGACGCCGACACCCGCCAAGCTGCCCACTTCCCTGTCCAAGGGTGAACGGGTGGGCGGGTGGGAAACACCCCGCGCCGAAGGCGCGATCCTCTACGCCCCCAGCGACACCCGCCACACCACCGCAACCCAGACCATCCGGGACGCGGAAGGCCCCACCCTCGTAGTCACCTCGAACCCAGCCATCTGGCAGGACACGAAAGACGCCCGAGCCAAACTCGGCCCGGTCCACGTCTACGACCCCACCCACCTCTGCGACACCCCGGCCCGCCTCCACTGGTCCCCCACCACCGGCTGCGAGACCAAGGAAACAGCGAAGGCCAGAGCACAGGCCCTCCTCGCCCCCATCCGCCCCACCGCAAAGATCGACCAGGCCGTCACCGACGTAGCCGAAACGCTCCTGCGCAGCTACCTCCACGCCGCCGCCATAGACGCCCGCACCATCCGCCACGTCCACCGCTGGTGCCAGGGCACCCAGATCCAGGACGCGGTACGAACCCTCCGCACCCACCCGAAGGCCACCCCGGGCGCCGCGGGCGAACTCGAGGCAGCCCTGACCGCCCACCCGGAACGCCGGGACATCGCCCAGGAACTGACGGCGAGAGCCCTCTCCGCCCTCTTCACCGTCAACATCCGCGAGGCATGCACTCCCAACCGAAATGATGCCCTCGCCTTGGATTCCTTCGTCGACGAAGGGGGAACGCTTTATGTGGTGGGTGAATCCATCGAGGACCCCAGGACCAACCCCGGCGCGATGCCCCTTCTGACGGCTCTCGCCTCCAGCGTGGTCGAGCGTGGCCGGCACATGGCCGAACGGTCATCCGCCGGTCGCCTCGACCCACCACTGACGCTCGTCCTGGACGACGTCGCGGCCGTGGCTCCGCTTCCCCAGCTCCCGGAGCTGCTGGCCACCGGAGCGGACCGGGGGCTACCGACCCTGGCCCTGCTCCGGTCCCGGGAACAGGCCCGCACCCGCTGGCCGGACGCCGAACTGCCCGTGTAG
- a CDS encoding GNAT family N-acetyltransferase produces the protein MSYVIRSVRAHEWPAAKELRLTALQDPVAPLAFLETYEEAVARPDSFWKERTAQGAEGADKVQTIIAEAPDGQWVGTVTVLLEEPGTVDWAGFPVERKQGHLVGVFVLPEERGSGLTDVLFDAALEWAWAHGAERVRLIVHEDNGRAQRFYRKAGFEPSGVVVPLAAAPGQSELEFVLERP, from the coding sequence ATGAGCTATGTGATCCGGTCCGTCCGTGCCCACGAGTGGCCTGCCGCGAAGGAGTTGCGGCTTACGGCTCTTCAGGATCCGGTCGCGCCTCTCGCCTTCCTGGAGACCTATGAGGAGGCCGTCGCGCGGCCCGACTCCTTCTGGAAGGAGCGGACCGCCCAGGGTGCCGAGGGGGCGGACAAGGTACAGACGATCATCGCCGAGGCGCCCGACGGGCAGTGGGTCGGGACCGTGACCGTGCTGTTGGAGGAGCCCGGGACCGTGGACTGGGCGGGATTTCCGGTGGAGCGGAAGCAGGGGCACCTCGTCGGGGTCTTCGTGCTGCCCGAGGAGCGTGGCAGTGGGCTCACCGATGTGCTGTTCGACGCCGCCCTGGAGTGGGCGTGGGCGCACGGGGCCGAGCGGGTGCGGCTGATCGTGCACGAGGACAACGGGCGGGCGCAGCGGTTCTATCGCAAGGCCGGGTTCGAGCCGAGTGGAGTGGTCGTGCCGCTCGCTGCGGCTCCTGGGCAGTCCGAGCTGGAGTTCGTGCTCGAACGTCCCTGA